From the Polaribacter gangjinensis genome, the window GTAATTGAGCTCCAATAAAATCAGAAAAATTAGTATTGATGCAAATAAACGCATTGAAAATAGGATTTGATTCCTCTAAAAAATGCGTAATTAAATTGGCTGAGTAACCTTGACCAACCAATGTTATAAAGGGTGAAGTTCTATACGTACTTTCCATGTAAAATAGAACTTCATCACGAATAAATTGATAAAAATTTGTTGCAGTTGTTGTTAATCTTCCAGTGTTTCTGTCAAATGAAATGTCAGTATTTTTGGTTTTTTCCATCGAAATTCCAACAATAATTTGTTTAGGAGCTTTATCGTTTTTTGAAAACAAAACGGAATTTCCAACGTAGATATCAAACATAGATTCCTCATCCAAAACAATGGCTAAAGGAAAATTTTTGATACTGTCTTTTTCATATCCTTCAGGAATATAAATACGTAAATTTCTGGTAGTTTCTAAAAAAGTAGATTCTATTTGCTTCTCAATAATTTGTTGCGAAAATCCAACAAAACTGAAAAGTAAAAATAATACTGATAGTGATTTCTGATTCATAAGCTAGATTGTTTATTTTTGCAAGCAATGATTTTTTGTAATAAGAACGCACAAAATACAAAATTATGATACAACCTGAATGGAAAACTGCGAAAGAATACGAAGATATTACCTATAAAAAATGCAACGGAGTAGCAAGAATCGCCTTTAACAGACCGGATGTTAGGAATGCTTTTCGACCAAAAACCACCAAGGAATTGTACGATGCTTTTTACGATGCAGGTGAAGACACTTCTATAGGAGTTGTTTTATTATCTGCTGAAGGACCAAGTTCAAAAGATGGAGTGTATTCATTTTGTTCTGGTGGTGATCAAAAAGCACGAGGTCATCAAGGTTATGTTGGTGAGGATGGATATCATAGATTGAATATTTTAGAAGTTCAAAGACTCATTCGTTTCATGCCAAAAGCTGTGATTGCGGTCGTTCCAGGTTGGGCAGTTGGAGGTGGACACAGTTTACATGTTGTGTGCGATTTAACATTGGCATCCAAAGAACATGCAATTTTTAAACAAACGGATGCTGATGTAACCTCATTTGATGGTGGTTATGGTTCTGCATATTTGGCAAAAATGGTGGGTCAAAAAAAGGCTCGTGAAATTTTCTTTTTAGGAAGAAATTACTCTGCTCAAGAAGCTTTTGAAATGGGAATGGTAAATGCTGTAATTCCACATGCGGAGTTAGAAAACACGGCTTATGAATGGGCGCAAGAGATTTTAGCAAAAAGTCCAACATCCATTAAAATGTTGAAATTTGCTATGAATTTGACAGATGATGGTATGGTTGGTCAGCAAGTTTTTGCAGGCGAAGCAACACGTTTGGCTTACATGACAGATGAAGCAAAAGAAGGAAGAGATGCTTTTTTAGAGAAAAGAAAGCCTAATTTTCCAAAAAAATGGATACCCTAAATCAATTTTAGAATTTTTAATTATGAATTAAGAATTCGAAATTGATTTAATTCTCAATTCTTAATTTACAATTTATAGAGATGAAATCACAAATCGTAACTTTTTTAATACAATGTCCTGACCAAAAAGGATTGGTGGCAAAAATCACCAATTTCTTTTTTGAAAAAGGTTTTAATATTTTGAGTTGTCAGCAATATGTAAATTCGATTGAAAATACGTATTTCATGAGAATTCGTTTGAATGCAGATGGCACAATTTTATCAAAAAAAGAATTGGAAAGCAGTTTTTTAGAATTGTCAACTCCTTTGCATTTCAAATGGTCTGTGCATTACAGTGATAAAAAACAACAAGTGGCTATTTTAGTTTCGCACACAAGTCATAATTTGTATGATTTATTAGAGAGATATAAAGAAGGAAATTTGAAT encodes:
- a CDS encoding 1,4-dihydroxy-2-naphthoyl-CoA synthase, which produces MIQPEWKTAKEYEDITYKKCNGVARIAFNRPDVRNAFRPKTTKELYDAFYDAGEDTSIGVVLLSAEGPSSKDGVYSFCSGGDQKARGHQGYVGEDGYHRLNILEVQRLIRFMPKAVIAVVPGWAVGGGHSLHVVCDLTLASKEHAIFKQTDADVTSFDGGYGSAYLAKMVGQKKAREIFFLGRNYSAQEAFEMGMVNAVIPHAELENTAYEWAQEILAKSPTSIKMLKFAMNLTDDGMVGQQVFAGEATRLAYMTDEAKEGRDAFLEKRKPNFPKKWIP